A part of Melittangium boletus DSM 14713 genomic DNA contains:
- a CDS encoding TRL domain-containing protein, with amino-acid sequence MLLPRKSATTAMLSLSLLSLTGCAGIAFTGRPIIGATSLYADTSASEFINEQTKLGSKSGEGCATSILGLIATGDASAAAAARKASISRITHIDHKFENIIGIYAKYCVVVYGD; translated from the coding sequence ATGCTCCTGCCGCGCAAGTCCGCCACCACCGCCATGCTGTCCCTGTCGCTGTTGTCTCTGACGGGCTGCGCGGGAATCGCGTTCACGGGCCGCCCCATCATCGGCGCCACCTCGCTCTACGCCGACACGTCCGCCTCCGAGTTCATCAACGAGCAGACGAAGCTGGGCAGCAAGAGCGGCGAGGGCTGCGCGACGTCCATCCTGGGACTCATCGCCACGGGCGACGCCAGCGCCGCCGCGGCCGCGCGCAAGGCCAGCATCAGCCGCATCACTCACATCGACCATAAGTTCGAGAACATCATCGGCATCTACGCCAAGTACTGCGTCGTCGTGTACGGCGACTAG
- a CDS encoding cytochrome-c peroxidase, whose product MKFKTLVRPLLVATAAVGATAVAQPAAKPSPEGVATAAQNVIIDRALLTAFKALPSRFEDAKNPITAEKVELGRMLYFDTRLSKNQDLSCNSCHDLNTFGVDNKPTSTGHKKQLGGRNSPTVYNAGGHTTQFWDGRAANLEEQAKGPILNPVEMAMPSADHVVATIKSIPGYVTAFQKSFPGEADPVTYDNLAKAIGAFERQLVTPSRFDKFLGGDDKALTQVEKAGLKTFLDQGCQTCHYGPALGGSLQKLGLVVPYQAKDQGRFDLTKKESDRMVFRVPTLRNVAKTGPWFHDGSITELQTAVKLMAQHQLGKQLTDTDAKQILAFLDSLTGELPKGYIAKPKLPPSGPKTPKPDPT is encoded by the coding sequence ATGAAATTCAAGACCCTCGTTCGACCCCTCCTCGTCGCCACCGCCGCCGTGGGTGCCACCGCCGTCGCGCAGCCCGCGGCCAAGCCCTCTCCCGAAGGTGTCGCGACCGCCGCGCAGAACGTCATCATCGACCGGGCCCTGCTCACCGCCTTCAAGGCGCTGCCCAGCCGATTCGAGGACGCGAAGAACCCCATCACCGCGGAGAAGGTGGAGCTGGGGCGGATGCTGTACTTCGACACCCGCCTGTCGAAGAACCAGGACCTGTCCTGCAACAGCTGCCATGACCTGAACACGTTCGGCGTGGACAACAAGCCCACCTCCACGGGTCACAAGAAGCAGCTCGGCGGCCGCAACTCGCCCACCGTGTACAACGCCGGTGGCCACACCACCCAGTTCTGGGACGGCCGCGCCGCCAACCTGGAGGAGCAGGCCAAGGGCCCCATCCTCAACCCCGTCGAGATGGCGATGCCCAGCGCCGACCACGTCGTCGCGACGATCAAGTCCATCCCCGGCTACGTCACCGCCTTCCAGAAGTCCTTCCCGGGCGAGGCCGATCCCGTCACCTACGACAACCTGGCCAAGGCCATTGGCGCCTTCGAGCGCCAGCTCGTCACGCCCTCGCGCTTCGACAAGTTCCTCGGCGGTGACGACAAGGCGCTGACCCAGGTGGAGAAGGCCGGCCTCAAGACGTTCCTGGATCAGGGCTGCCAGACCTGCCACTACGGCCCCGCCCTGGGCGGCTCGCTGCAGAAGCTGGGCCTCGTGGTGCCCTACCAGGCCAAGGATCAGGGCCGCTTCGATCTGACGAAGAAGGAGTCGGACCGGATGGTCTTCCGCGTGCCCACCCTGCGCAACGTGGCGAAGACGGGCCCCTGGTTCCACGACGGCTCCATCACCGAGCTGCAGACGGCCGTGAAGCTCATGGCCCAGCACCAGCTCGGCAAGCAGCTCACGGACACGGACGCGAAGCAGATCCTCGCCTTCCTCGACTCGCTCACCGGCGAGCTGCCCAAGGGCTACATCGCCAAGCCCAAGCTGCCCCCCAGCGGCCCCAAGACGCCCAAGCCGGACCCCACGTGA
- a CDS encoding ATP adenylyltransferase family protein — protein sequence MNTRTAPLPSLRPEELWSRTLETTRHGLATGALQPIATECRTLEHQGVSFQVRVLGRAHLKDDRAKREPPRAQPFNPFEHPDPDLVVGPLTPTHVCMLNKFNVVEHHLLIVTRVFEEQESWLTAADFEALALCMSGLDGLAFYNSGEAAGASQRHKHLQLIPPLGPEGLRVPMEALMSPPPARGRVAVLPALGFGHAVTGLGPWEDNAPRDGARMLEAYQLLLATAGMGATPPPPYNLLATRDWMLLAPRARAESHGINVNAMGFCGSLLVKTQEQCLQLQALGPMELLRRVTLPITPP from the coding sequence ATGAACACGCGCACCGCCCCCCTGCCATCGCTGCGGCCCGAGGAGCTGTGGTCCCGGACGCTCGAAACGACCCGGCACGGACTGGCCACCGGAGCCTTGCAGCCCATCGCCACCGAGTGCCGCACCCTGGAGCACCAGGGCGTCTCTTTCCAGGTGCGCGTCCTCGGCCGGGCGCATCTGAAGGATGACCGGGCGAAGCGGGAGCCGCCCCGCGCCCAGCCCTTCAACCCCTTCGAGCATCCGGATCCCGACCTCGTGGTGGGCCCCCTGACGCCCACGCACGTGTGCATGCTCAACAAGTTCAACGTCGTCGAGCACCACCTGCTCATCGTGACGCGCGTGTTCGAGGAGCAGGAGTCCTGGCTCACGGCCGCCGACTTCGAGGCGCTCGCGCTGTGCATGAGCGGCCTGGATGGGCTGGCCTTCTACAATTCCGGTGAAGCGGCCGGCGCGAGCCAGCGCCACAAGCACCTGCAACTCATTCCCCCCCTCGGCCCCGAGGGCCTGCGCGTCCCCATGGAGGCGTTGATGTCCCCGCCCCCCGCGCGCGGCCGGGTCGCCGTGCTGCCCGCCCTGGGCTTCGGTCACGCGGTGACGGGACTCGGGCCCTGGGAAGACAACGCCCCGAGGGATGGCGCGCGGATGCTGGAGGCCTACCAGTTGCTGCTCGCCACGGCCGGCATGGGCGCCACGCCCCCGCCGCCCTACAACCTGCTGGCCACGCGCGACTGGATGCTGCTGGCGCCCCGCGCGCGCGCCGAGTCCCACGGCATCAACGTCAACGCCATGGGCTTTTGCGGCTCGCTGCTCGTCAAGACGCAGGAGCAGTGCCTGCAACTGCAGGCGCTGGGTCCCATGGAGCTGCTGCGGCGGGTGACCCTGCCGATCACCCCGCCGTGA
- a CDS encoding cytochrome-c peroxidase: MMRSRLWLGVGLVSLGSMAVSCSKESPAPAPAAAPAPTAAAPAPTPPPEPARPQMSHAKLVAFFRPAASQAAAAAALAEAAKTDSPERIALGRMLFFENRLSKNHDISCNSCHDLASFGVDGKATSLGHKGQKGSRNSPTVFHAAGHVAQFWDGRAATLEEQAAGPMMNPMEMAMPDEKRLLATLNSIPEYVRAFKAAYPKDKKPVSVTNAARSIASFERGLITTSRFDKFLAGDEQALSEQERRGLDLFAASGCTTCHNGPSVGGTSFQKLGLIEEYPTEDKGRFGVTKNEEDMHKFRVPTLRNVEKTGPWFHDGSVTELPEAVRLMAKHQLGMSFTEPEVEDIVAFLKSLTGELPGADVLTPPTLPPSTRTTPKPDPT; this comes from the coding sequence ATGATGCGCAGTCGGCTCTGGTTGGGCGTGGGCCTGGTGTCCCTGGGTTCCATGGCGGTGTCGTGCAGCAAGGAGTCTCCCGCGCCCGCCCCCGCGGCCGCGCCGGCGCCCACCGCGGCGGCTCCGGCGCCCACGCCCCCCCCCGAGCCGGCCCGGCCCCAGATGAGCCACGCGAAGCTCGTCGCCTTCTTCCGCCCCGCGGCGTCCCAGGCGGCCGCGGCCGCCGCCCTGGCGGAGGCGGCCAAGACGGACTCCCCGGAGCGCATCGCGCTCGGACGCATGCTCTTCTTCGAGAACCGCCTCTCGAAGAACCACGACATCTCCTGCAACAGCTGCCATGACCTGGCCTCCTTCGGCGTGGACGGCAAGGCCACGTCCCTGGGGCACAAGGGTCAGAAGGGCAGCCGCAACTCGCCTACCGTCTTCCATGCCGCGGGCCACGTCGCCCAGTTCTGGGACGGCCGCGCCGCCACCCTGGAGGAGCAGGCCGCCGGTCCGATGATGAACCCGATGGAGATGGCCATGCCGGACGAGAAGCGCCTGCTGGCCACGCTCAACTCCATCCCCGAGTACGTGCGGGCCTTCAAGGCGGCCTATCCGAAGGACAAGAAGCCCGTGAGCGTCACCAACGCGGCGCGCTCCATCGCCTCGTTCGAGCGCGGGCTGATCACCACGTCGCGCTTCGACAAGTTCCTGGCGGGCGACGAGCAGGCCCTGAGCGAGCAGGAGCGGCGCGGCCTCGACCTCTTCGCCGCCTCGGGCTGCACCACGTGCCACAACGGCCCCTCCGTGGGCGGCACCTCCTTCCAGAAGCTGGGCCTCATCGAGGAGTACCCCACCGAGGACAAGGGCCGCTTCGGCGTGACGAAGAACGAGGAGGACATGCACAAGTTCCGCGTGCCCACCCTGCGCAACGTGGAGAAGACGGGCCCCTGGTTCCACGACGGCTCCGTCACGGAGCTGCCCGAGGCGGTGCGCCTCATGGCCAAGCACCAGCTGGGCATGAGCTTCACCGAGCCCGAGGTGGAGGACATCGTCGCCTTCCTCAAGAGTCTCACGGGCGAGCTGCCCGGCGCCGACGTGCTCACCCCGCCCACGCTGCCCCCGAGCACGCGCACCACCCCCAAGCCGGATCCGACGTAA
- a CDS encoding YfiM family protein yields MTFRARPLLPLCCSLSLVPLSAWSQASQTPPRDDWFARDKALHYSVSAGLAGAGYVGGALLFDAPEARWLTGAGVALGAGVAKEFYDEGRGGFFSWKDITWDVLGTASGLALSWAVDRLVFQRLASRAPAPQRDEAALPASMRLTLAASPQVGAHPQAVSGNDRNRPVMLFLLGGW; encoded by the coding sequence ATGACCTTCCGTGCGCGCCCGCTCCTCCCGCTGTGTTGCAGCCTGTCGCTCGTCCCACTGTCCGCTTGGAGCCAGGCGAGCCAGACACCCCCGCGAGACGACTGGTTCGCGCGCGACAAGGCGCTGCACTACAGCGTCAGCGCGGGACTGGCCGGGGCCGGATATGTGGGGGGCGCGCTGCTCTTCGACGCGCCCGAGGCCCGGTGGCTCACGGGCGCGGGGGTGGCGCTCGGCGCGGGCGTGGCCAAGGAGTTCTATGACGAGGGCCGCGGCGGCTTCTTCTCCTGGAAGGACATCACCTGGGACGTGTTGGGCACGGCCAGCGGGCTCGCCCTGTCCTGGGCCGTCGATCGGCTCGTGTTCCAGCGCCTGGCTTCCCGGGCGCCAGCCCCCCAGCGGGACGAGGCAGCGCTTCCGGCAAGCATGCGCCTTACCCTGGCCGCGTCTCCCCAGGTGGGGGCCCATCCCCAAGCCGTGTCGGGGAATGATAGGAATAGACCCGTCATGCTGTTCTTGCTGGGAGGTTGGTAG
- a CDS encoding tRNA-uridine aminocarboxypropyltransferase, producing MRNLCLRCLRPQATCYCARVPRVDSRTHVVFLQHPRERRVAIGTARMAHLSLPNSELHIGVDFTGHARLTQLAARPERVAVLFPGEEAISLEEARENPPETLIVVDGTWPLARKLVKTNPLLAGLPRIGFVPRRPSNYRIRAEPADHCVSTIEAVVEVLGTLEGGQERFDALLGAFDFMVDTQLERQSTRLGPARKRLYKSAWQPPLELRSIAEDFERLVLLYAEANAHPLEAGLPSELVHLVAARPSTGERFEAIVSPRQPLARSTPLHVELSEEELRAGESLESGLARFQAFLRPEDKLAVWTTFALELLRRDGFPVPEAVNVRLACARALKQKTGGVEQGAEQLGGAPGEPWTRGRAGRRIAALEAAVRALAERGRATEPPPRRAVAS from the coding sequence GTGCGTAACCTCTGCCTGCGCTGCCTCCGCCCCCAGGCCACGTGCTACTGCGCGCGTGTGCCCCGGGTGGACTCGCGCACCCACGTCGTCTTCCTCCAGCACCCCCGAGAGCGGCGGGTGGCCATCGGCACGGCCCGCATGGCGCACCTGTCGCTGCCCAACTCCGAGCTCCACATTGGCGTGGACTTCACCGGCCACGCGCGGCTCACCCAGCTCGCGGCCCGCCCCGAGCGCGTCGCCGTGCTCTTTCCGGGCGAGGAGGCCATTTCCCTGGAGGAGGCGCGCGAGAATCCCCCCGAGACGCTCATCGTGGTGGATGGCACCTGGCCGCTCGCGCGCAAGCTGGTGAAGACGAACCCGTTGCTCGCGGGCCTGCCGCGCATCGGCTTCGTCCCGCGCCGGCCGAGCAACTACCGCATCCGCGCGGAGCCGGCCGACCACTGCGTCTCCACCATCGAGGCGGTGGTGGAGGTGCTGGGCACGCTGGAGGGCGGGCAGGAGCGCTTCGACGCGCTGCTCGGCGCCTTCGACTTCATGGTGGACACGCAGCTCGAGCGCCAGTCGACGCGCCTGGGCCCCGCGCGCAAGCGGCTCTACAAGTCCGCGTGGCAGCCGCCGTTGGAGCTGCGCTCCATCGCCGAGGACTTCGAGCGCCTGGTGCTTCTCTACGCCGAGGCCAACGCGCACCCCCTGGAGGCCGGACTGCCCTCGGAGCTGGTGCACCTGGTGGCGGCGCGGCCCTCCACGGGCGAGCGCTTCGAGGCCATTGTCTCCCCGCGTCAGCCGCTGGCGCGCAGCACGCCCCTGCACGTGGAGCTGTCCGAGGAGGAGCTCAGGGCGGGGGAGTCCCTGGAGTCCGGCCTCGCGCGCTTCCAGGCCTTCCTGCGTCCGGAAGACAAGCTCGCGGTGTGGACGACGTTCGCGCTGGAGCTGCTGCGGCGGGATGGCTTCCCGGTACCCGAGGCGGTGAACGTGCGGCTCGCGTGCGCGCGGGCGCTCAAGCAAAAGACGGGGGGGGTGGAGCAGGGGGCGGAGCAGCTCGGGGGCGCTCCGGGCGAGCCCTGGACCCGGGGGCGGGCCGGCCGGCGCATCGCGGCCCTGGAGGCCGCGGTCCGGGCCCTCGCCGAGCGCGGGCGGGCCACCGAGCCTCCACCCCGGCGGGCCGTGGCGTCCTAG
- a CDS encoding TIGR02265 family protein yields MADESETAGVHPFGSEAELHHRISLTGPGDVARGIFLNSLLDMLRQFGDQALLRHCLEVSGEQRFLEFFNYPLSTWLRMAYPAAWRMSDTYGGFDGALHEMGYQASKAFYGSSAGKVLLLLARNEPLRLLNNMPTTTNAVLGDNTGITQMKRTGKTSGVLTYMRDLVPRPYNEGALKASLEAVGAKDVKVVAHPLGEFDTDYEVSWV; encoded by the coding sequence ATGGCTGATGAGTCCGAAACCGCGGGAGTTCATCCCTTCGGCTCCGAGGCGGAGTTGCACCACCGGATCTCCCTCACGGGGCCCGGAGACGTCGCGCGCGGCATCTTCCTGAACAGCCTGCTGGACATGCTGCGGCAGTTCGGCGACCAGGCCCTGCTGCGCCACTGCCTGGAAGTGAGTGGGGAGCAGCGCTTCCTCGAGTTCTTCAACTACCCGTTGAGCACCTGGCTGCGGATGGCCTACCCGGCCGCCTGGCGCATGAGCGACACCTACGGTGGCTTCGACGGGGCGCTTCATGAAATGGGCTACCAGGCCTCCAAGGCCTTCTATGGCTCGAGCGCCGGGAAGGTGTTGCTGCTGCTGGCGCGCAACGAGCCCCTGCGCCTGCTCAACAACATGCCCACCACCACCAACGCGGTACTGGGCGACAACACGGGCATCACCCAGATGAAGCGCACGGGCAAGACGAGCGGGGTGCTCACCTACATGCGCGATCTGGTGCCCCGTCCGTACAACGAGGGAGCGCTCAAGGCATCGCTCGAGGCGGTGGGGGCCAAGGACGTGAAGGTGGTGGCGCACCCGCTGGGTGAGTTCGACACCGACTACGAGGTGTCCTGGGTGTAG
- the rdgC gene encoding recombination-associated protein RdgC, translating into MPVLSGAVTFSRFRSEPTGDAPSDTKRWLSKGLKSGLFEPIDLKKTEDERAAGFVELENSDSTDFTTGSVLYGEYALFGYRVDTVKVPPALLKAELAKWQKEFEKREGRQPTRGEKSENRASLKHMLRQRAVPMTKVHDVSWNLKTNQVQLWAASRKTVDEILLAIEECFQVKLQPLVPASLAAQAGISDENLVPTPELIGMEISSSEIASSEVSHGDA; encoded by the coding sequence ATGCCAGTCCTGAGCGGAGCAGTGACCTTCTCGCGCTTCCGGTCCGAGCCGACCGGAGACGCCCCTTCCGACACCAAACGCTGGCTCTCCAAGGGCCTCAAGTCCGGCCTCTTCGAGCCCATCGATCTCAAGAAGACCGAGGACGAGCGCGCGGCGGGCTTCGTGGAGCTGGAGAACTCCGACTCCACGGACTTCACCACGGGCAGCGTGCTCTATGGCGAGTACGCCCTGTTCGGCTACCGCGTGGACACCGTGAAGGTGCCCCCGGCGCTGCTCAAGGCGGAGCTGGCCAAGTGGCAGAAGGAGTTCGAGAAGCGCGAGGGCCGGCAGCCCACGCGGGGCGAGAAGTCGGAGAACCGCGCCTCCCTCAAGCACATGCTGCGCCAGCGCGCCGTGCCCATGACCAAGGTGCACGACGTGAGCTGGAACCTGAAGACGAACCAGGTGCAGCTCTGGGCCGCCTCGCGCAAGACGGTGGACGAAATCCTCCTGGCCATCGAGGAGTGCTTCCAGGTGAAGCTCCAGCCGCTCGTGCCCGCCTCCCTGGCGGCCCAGGCCGGCATTTCCGACGAGAACCTGGTGCCCACGCCGGAGCTCATCGGCATGGAGATTTCCAGCAGTGAGATCGCGAGCAGCGAGGTGAGCCATGGCGACGCGTGA
- a CDS encoding sporulation protein: MGIFDKMKDVANMVTGGAARVSIEYEPQQAFPGEELSVRVIATSTGGQVKSKGVFVDLQSVERVNMPRGTMAGQENAVNTSYTSFSKEVQISPAFTLEPNETREFEGRVRLPPDAQPTFTGRYARHEWSIRGRVEATGNDPDSGYQSLRVGSNG; encoded by the coding sequence ATGGGAATCTTCGACAAGATGAAGGACGTGGCCAACATGGTGACGGGCGGCGCGGCCCGCGTCTCCATCGAGTACGAGCCCCAGCAGGCATTCCCCGGCGAGGAGCTGTCCGTGCGCGTCATCGCCACGTCCACCGGCGGGCAGGTGAAGTCCAAGGGCGTCTTCGTGGACCTCCAGTCCGTCGAGCGGGTGAACATGCCCCGAGGCACGATGGCGGGTCAGGAGAACGCCGTGAACACCTCGTACACGTCCTTCTCGAAGGAGGTCCAGATCTCCCCCGCCTTCACCCTCGAGCCCAATGAGACGCGGGAGTTCGAGGGCCGGGTGCGCCTGCCTCCCGACGCCCAACCCACCTTCACCGGGCGCTACGCCCGCCACGAGTGGTCCATCCGGGGCCGCGTCGAGGCGACGGGAAACGATCCGGACTCGGGCTACCAGTCACTGCGGGTCGGGTCGAACGGTTAA
- a CDS encoding MAPEG family protein, translating to MNGLPIDVTPTLLLALPGLRLYALCVIVLVIKMIAVGVYTVRVRGRLKVSTNPEDAARMGAQVTDVEPPEVARVLRAHRNDLENIPNFFALGLAAVLVGAPAIPLKVALIAFTAARVAFSIAYLRSLQPWRSVSFGVGLLSMLALMVMILLRILFS from the coding sequence ATGAACGGTCTGCCCATCGATGTCACTCCCACCCTGCTCCTGGCCCTGCCGGGGCTGCGGCTCTATGCGTTGTGCGTCATCGTGCTGGTCATCAAGATGATCGCGGTGGGCGTGTACACCGTGCGGGTGCGTGGCAGGCTCAAGGTCTCCACGAACCCCGAGGACGCGGCCCGCATGGGTGCTCAAGTGACGGACGTCGAGCCCCCCGAGGTGGCCCGGGTGCTCCGCGCCCACCGCAACGATCTGGAGAACATCCCCAACTTCTTCGCGCTCGGACTCGCGGCGGTGCTCGTCGGCGCGCCGGCCATTCCGCTCAAGGTGGCCCTCATCGCCTTCACCGCCGCGCGGGTGGCGTTCTCCATCGCCTACCTGCGCTCCTTGCAGCCCTGGCGCTCGGTGAGCTTCGGCGTGGGCCTGCTGTCCATGCTGGCGTTGATGGTGATGATCCTCCTGCGGATCCTCTTCTCCTGA
- a CDS encoding acyltransferase family protein, which produces MTRPGTSLFDLRQPSTRHPGLDAARGLAVVAMVLGHTLDALLAPQVRDHPWVQSYWTLRGITAPLFLLVAGFAVVAALGTSPESAKASFFRRWQRALLLLFLGYLMHWPGWDTVHALGWSEELRARLFAFDALQSIGVSLGVGATVLVLARGTWTRAAALAVLAVGIPLASGWAWTAVTNAPVELRQAVGMPGSRFPLFPWAGFFFAGALVAHLLRAMRPGWPQGLALMVLGGGLMLATSRLPSDWSPQSAWLVAFRVGQGLLVLGAVNLVPQVITRPLAPLGRTTLWLYVLHLPVVYGWAGIAGLAGRVGPVLELGAALLVGLTLLAVCYGIALLARRIRRSGRSMDGQSRRTRILPVNGALRPGQRT; this is translated from the coding sequence GTGACCCGACCCGGTACCTCGCTCTTCGACCTGCGCCAGCCCTCGACCCGGCATCCCGGACTCGACGCGGCACGAGGTCTGGCCGTCGTGGCCATGGTGTTGGGACACACCCTGGATGCCCTGCTCGCGCCGCAGGTGCGCGACCACCCCTGGGTGCAGTCGTACTGGACGCTGCGGGGCATCACCGCGCCCCTCTTCCTGCTGGTGGCGGGCTTCGCGGTGGTGGCCGCGCTCGGCACGTCGCCGGAGAGCGCGAAGGCGTCCTTCTTCCGACGGTGGCAACGCGCGCTGCTGCTGCTCTTCCTCGGCTACCTGATGCACTGGCCAGGCTGGGACACCGTCCATGCCCTGGGCTGGAGCGAGGAGTTGCGCGCGCGCCTCTTCGCCTTCGATGCCCTGCAGAGCATTGGCGTGAGCCTGGGCGTGGGCGCGACGGTGCTCGTCCTGGCGCGAGGCACCTGGACACGGGCCGCGGCCCTCGCCGTGCTCGCCGTGGGCATTCCCCTGGCGAGCGGCTGGGCGTGGACGGCCGTCACGAACGCGCCCGTGGAGCTGCGGCAGGCGGTGGGCATGCCCGGCTCGCGCTTCCCCCTCTTTCCCTGGGCCGGCTTCTTCTTCGCCGGAGCGCTCGTGGCCCACCTGCTGCGCGCCATGCGCCCGGGATGGCCCCAGGGACTCGCCCTGATGGTGCTCGGCGGAGGGCTGATGCTGGCGACGTCGCGGCTGCCCTCGGATTGGAGTCCGCAGAGCGCATGGCTCGTGGCCTTCCGCGTGGGCCAGGGGCTCCTGGTACTGGGCGCCGTCAACCTCGTGCCGCAAGTGATCACCCGTCCGCTCGCGCCCCTGGGCCGCACCACGTTGTGGCTCTACGTGCTGCACCTGCCCGTGGTGTACGGCTGGGCGGGCATCGCGGGACTGGCGGGCCGCGTGGGCCCGGTGCTCGAACTGGGAGCGGCGCTGCTCGTGGGGCTCACGCTGCTCGCGGTGTGCTACGGCATCGCCCTGCTGGCACGCCGGATCCGCCGATCGGGCCGCTCGATGGATGGCCAATCCCGGCGAACCCGGATTCTCCCGGTAAACGGGGCGCTGAGACCCGGCCAACGCACATAG